The following are encoded in a window of Camelus ferus isolate YT-003-E chromosome 20, BCGSAC_Cfer_1.0, whole genome shotgun sequence genomic DNA:
- the SKIV2L gene encoding helicase SKI2W → MMETERLVLPPPDPLDLPLRAVELGCTGRWELLNVPGAPESTLPHGLPPCAPDLQQEAEQLFLSSPAWLPLHGVEHSARKWQRKMDPWSLLATLGAPVPSDLQAQRHPTTGQILGYKEVLLENTNLSATTSLSLRRPPGPISQSLWGNPTQYPFWPGGMDEPTITDLSTREEAEEEIDFEKDLLTVPPGFKKGVDFAPKDHQAPAPGLLSLSRLLEPLDLGGGDEDESEAVGQPRGPRGDTVSASPCSAPLARASSLEDLVLKEASTAVAPPEPSKPLPQEQWAVPVDVTSPVGDFYRLIPQPAFQWAFEPDVFQKQAILHLERHDSVFVAAHTSAGKTVVAEYAIALAQKHMTRTIYTSPIKALSNQKFRDFRNTFGDVGLLTGDVQLHPEASCLIMTTEILRSMLYSGSDVIRDLEWVIFDEVHYINDAERGVVWEEVLIMLPDHVSIILLSATVPNALEFADWIGRLKRRQIYVISTVARPVPLEHYLFTGNSPKTQGELFLLLDSRGAFHTKGYYAAVEAKKERMSKHAQTFGAKQPTHQGGPAQDRGVYLSLLASLRTRAQLPVVVFIFSRGRCDEQASGLTSLDLTTSSEKSEIHLFLQRCLARLRGSDRQLPQVLHMSELLHRGLGVHHSGILPILKEIVEMLFSRGLVKVLFATETFAMGVNMPARTVVFDSMRKHDGSTFRDLLPGEYVQMAGRAGRRGLDPTGTVILLCKGRVPEMADLHRMMMGKPSQLQSQFRLTYTMILNLLRVDALRVEDMMKRSFSEFPSRKDSKAHEQALAELTKRLEALEEPDMTGQLVDLPEYYSWGEELTETRSLIQRRIMDSVNGLKSLSAGRVVVVKSQEHHNALGVILQVSSNSTSRVFTTLVLCEKPVSEDPQERGPASPDVPYPDDLVGFKLFLPEGPCDHTVAKLQAGDVAAITTKVLRVNGEKILEDFSRRQQPKFKKDPPSAPVTTAVQELLRLAQAYPAGPSTLDPVNDLQLKDVSVVEGGLRARKLEELIRGAQCVHSPRFPAQYLKLRERMQIQKEMERLRFLLSDQSLLLLPEYHQRVEVLRTLGYVDEAGTVKLAGRVACAMSSHELLLTELMFDNALSALRPEEIAALLSGLVCQSPGDPGDQLPSTLKQGVECVQAVAKRIGEVQVACGLNQTVEEFVGELNFGLVEVVYEWARGMPFSELAGLSGTPEGLVVRCIQRLAEMCRSLRGAARLVGEPVLGAKMETAATLLRRDIVFAASLYTQ, encoded by the exons ATGATGGAGACGGAGCGACTTG TGCTACCTCCCCCGGATCCCCTGGACCTGCCCCTTCGGGCCGTGGAATTGGGATGCACAGGACGCTGGGAGCTGCTGAATGTGCCTGGGGCTCCAGAGAGCACC CTTCCCCACGgcctccctccctgtgccccagATCTGCAGCAAGAAGCAGAGCAGTTGTTTCTGTCATCTCCAGCCTGGCTGCCTCTACATGGTGTGGAGCACTCAGCCCG AAAATGGCAGAGAAAGATGGATCCCTGGTCTCTCCTGGCCACACTGGGTGCCCCAGTCCCCTCCGATCTACAGGCCCAAAGACACCCAACCACAGGCCAGATACTGGGCTACAAGGAG GTCCTGTTGGAGAATACAAACCTGTCGGCCACGACCTCCTTGTCTCTTCGCCGGCCACCAGGGCCCATCTCCCAGTCCCTGTGGGGGAATCCAACACAGTACCCTTTCTGGCCAG GTGGAATGGATGAGCCCACCATAACAGATCTGAGCACtcgggaggaggctgaggaggagatAGACTTTGAGAAAG ATCTTCTTACTGTTCCACCTGGTTTCAAGAAAGGCGTGGACTTTGCACCAAAGG ATCACCAAGCTCCAGCTCCTGGGTTGCTCAGCCTCAGCCGTCTGCTGGAGCCCCTGGATTTGGGCGGGGGTGATGAGGATGAGAGTGAGGCTGTGGGACAGCCCAGAGGTCCCAGAGGGGACACTGTTTCAGCCTCTCCCTGCAGTGCTCCCTTGGCCCGAGCAAGCAGCTTGGAGGACCTAGTGTTGAAG GAAGCGTCCACAGCTGTAGCCCCCCCAGAGCCTTCCAAGCCCCTACCTCAGGAGCAGTGGGCTGTCCCTGTGGATGTCACCTCCCCTGTTGGTGATTTCTACCGCCTCATTCCCCAGCCAGCCTTCCAG TGGGCATTTGAACCAGATGTGTTTCAGAAACAGGCCATCCTGCACTTGGAACGGCACGACTCAGTCTTTGTTGCGGCTCACACATCCGCAGGGAAGACAGTTGTGGCTGAATACGCCATTGCCCTTGCCCAGAAACACATGACGCG CACCATCTATACTTCGCCCATCAAGGCCCTGAGCAACCAGAAGTTCCGAGACTTCCGAAACACATTTGGGGATGTAGGACTGCTCACGGGGGACGTGCAGCTGCACCCAGAGGCCTCTTGCCTCATTATGACAACAGAGATCCTTCG CTCCATGCTGTACAGCGGCTCGGATGTCATACGGGATCTGGAGTGGGTCATCTTTGATGAGGTTCACTACATCAACGATGCTGAG CGTGGGGTTGTGTGGGAGGAGGTGCTGATCATGCTCCCTGACCACGTTTCCATCATCCTTCTGAGTGCTACTGTCCCCAATGCCCTTGAATTTGCTGACTGGATCGG GCGGCTGAAGCGTCGCCAGATCTACGTCATCAGCACTGTTGCTCGCCCTGTCCCCCTGGAGCATTATCTCTTCACGGGCAACAGTCCCAAGACCCAGGGGGAGCTCTTCCTGCTGCTGGACTCGCGGGGTGCCTTCCACACGAAGGG gtaCTACGCGGCTGTGGAGGCCAAGAAGGAGCGGATGAGCAAACACGCCCAGACCTTTGGGGCCAAGCAGCCCACGCATCAGGGGGGGCCCGCACAG gaccgTGGCGTGTACCTgtccctcctggcctccctccgTACCCGTGCGCAGCTGCCCGTAGTGGTGTTCATCTTCTCCCGGGGCCGCTGTGACGAGCAGGCCTCGGGCCTCACCTCCCTGGACCTCACCACAAGTTCAGAGAAGAGTGAGATTCACCTCTTCCTGCAGCGCTGCCTCGCTCGCCTCCGAGGCTCTGACCGCCAGCTGCCCCAG GTCCTGCACATGTCCGAGCTCTTGCACCGCGGCCTGGGCGTGCACCACAGTGGCATCCTGCCCATCCTTAAGGAGATCGTGGAGATGCTGTTCAGCCGCGGCCTGGTCAAG GTCTTGTTTGCCACAGAGACCTTTGCCATGGGTGTAAATATGCCAGCCCGAACGGTGGTGTTTGACTCCATGCGCAAGCACGATGGCTCCACCTTCCGGGACCTGCTCCCTGGGGAGTACGTGCAGATGGCAGGTCGGGCAGGGCGCAGGGGCCTGGACCCCACGGGCACTGTCATCCTGCTCTGCAAGGGCCGCGTGCCCGAGATGGCGGATCTGCACCGCATGATGATG GGGAAGCCGTCCCAGCTGCAGTCCCAGTTCCGCCTCACGTACACCATGATCCTCAACCTGCTGCGGGTGGACGCTCTCAGGGTGGAAGACATGATGAAGAGGAGCTTCTCTGAGTTTCCATCCCGCAAGGACAGCAAG GCCCATGAACAGGCTCTGGCTGAACTGACCAAGAGGCTGGAGGCCTTGGAGGAGCCTGACATGACTGGCCAGCTCGTTGACCTGCCTGAGTATTACAGCTGGGGGGAGGAACTGACAGAGACCCGGAGCCTGATCcag CGACGCATCATGGACTCTGTGAATGGGCTGAAGTCTCTCTCCGCGGGAAGGGTGGTGGTCGTGAAGAGTCAGGAGCATCACAATGCGCTGGGTGTGATCCTTCAG GTCTCTTCAAATTCCACCAGCAGAGTATTCACAACTCTGGTCTTGTGTGAGAAACCTGTGTCTGAGGACCCACAGGAGAGGGGGCCGGCCTCCCCTGATGTGCCCTATCCAGATGACCTTGTAGGATTCAAGCTGTTCCTGCCTGAAG GGCCCTGCGACCACACCGTGGCCAAGCTCCAGGCAGGAGATGTGGCTGCCATCACCACCAAGGTGCTCCGGGTGAATGGGGAGAAGATCTTGGAGGACTTCAGCAGGAGGCAGCAACCAAAATTCAA GAAGGATCCTCCCTCTGCGCCCGTGACAACTGCTGTTCAGGAACTGCTACGTCTGGCTCAGGCCTACCCAGCAGGACCCTCTACCCTTGACCCTGTCAATGACCTGCAGCTCAAGGATGTGTCAGTGGTAGAGGGGGGCCTCCGGGCACGGAAGCTGGAGGAGCTGATCCGGGGGGCTCAGTGTGTGCACAGTCCCCGTTTCCCTGCCCAG TACCTGAAGCTGCGAGAGCGAATGCAGATACAGAAGGAGATGGAGCGGCTGCGCTTCCTGCTGTCGGATCAGTCCCTGCTGCTGCTCCCCGAGTACCACCAGCGAGTAGAG GTGCTCCGAACTCTGGGGTACGTAGACGAGGCGGGCACCGTGAAGCTGGCAGGGCGGGTGGCTTGTGCCATGAGCAGCCATGAGCTGCTTCTCACCGAGCTCATGTTCGACAATGCGCTGAGCGCCCTGCGGCCCGAGGAAATTGCAGCCCTGCTCTCTGGCCTGGTCTGCCAGAGCCCTGGCGACCCTGGGGATCAGCTCCCCAGCACCCTCAAACAG GGGGTGGAATGTGTCCAAGCTGTGGCCAAGCGGATTGGTGAGGTCCAAGTGGCCTGTGGCCTGAACCAGACAGTGGAGGAATTTGTGGGGGAGCTGAATTTTGGGCTGGTTGAGGTTGTGTACGAGTGGGCCCGGGGCATG CCCTTCTCTGAGTTGGCGGGGCTCTCAGGGACCCCCGAGGGCCTGGTGGTCCGCTGCATCCAGCGCCTGGCCGAGATGTGTCGCTCACTTCGGGGGGCAGCCCGCCTGGTAGGCGAGCCTGTGCTAGGTGCCAAGATGGAGACGGCGGCCACCCTGCTACGGAGGGACATCGTCTTCGCGGCCAGCCTCTACACTCAGTGA
- the DXO gene encoding decapping and exoribonuclease protein: MEPRGTKRGAGKIEVAEPRNKVPRPAPSLPTDPALYSGPFPFYRRPSELGCFSLDAQRQYHGDARALRYYSPPPTNGQGPNFDLRDGYPDRYQPRDEEVQERLDHLLRWLLEHRGQLEGSPDWRPGAIVTWRGHLTKLLTTPYERQEGWQLAASRFQGTLYLSEVETPAARVRRLTRPPLLRELMYMGYKFEQYMCADKPGGSPDPSGEVNTNVAFCSVLRSRLGNHPLLFSGEVDCIDPQAPSMQPPTCYVELKTSKEMHSPGQWKSFYRHKLLKWWAQSFLPGVPNVIAGFRNPEGFVCSLKTFPTMEMFEYVRNDRDGWNPSVCMNFCAAFLSFAQNTVVQDDPRLVYLFSWEPGGPVTVSEHRDAPHAFLPTWYVEAMTQDLLSPPKTPSPKD; the protein is encoded by the exons ATGGAGCCCAGAGGGACCAAGAGAGGAGCTGGAAAAATAGAGGTAGCTGAGCCTCGGAACAAAGTCCCCCGCCCAGCACCCTCGCTGCCCACAGACCCTGCCCTCTACTCTGGACCCTTTCCTTTCTACCGGCGCCCTTCTGAACTGGGCTGCTTCTCCCTGGATGCACAACGCCAGTACCATGGAGATGCTCGAGCCTTGCGCTACTacagcccaccccccaccaatGGACAAGGACCCAACTTTGACCTCAGAGACGGATACCCAGATCGATACCAGCCCCGGGACGAGGAGGTCCAAGAGAGGCTGGACCACCTGCTACGCTGGCTCCTGGAGCACCGAGGCCAGCTGGAGGG GAGTCCAGACTGGCGCCCAGGGGCCATAGTGACATGGCGGGGGCACCTGACAAAATTGCTGACAACACCATATGAGCGGCAGGAGGGCTGGCAGCTGGCAGCCTCCCGGTTCCAGGGGACACTGTACCTGAGTGAGGTAGAGACGCCGGCTGCTCGGGTTCGGAGGCTTACCCGGCCACCTCTCCTCCGGGAGCTTATGTACATGGGGTACAAGTTCGAGCAGTACATGTGTGCAG ACAAACCCGGAGGCTCCCCAGACCCCTCTGGGGAGGTTAACACCAACGTGGCCTTCTGCTCTGTGCTACGCAGCCGCCTGGGGAACCATCCACTGCTCTTCTCTGGGGAGGTAGACTGCATAGACCCCCAGGCCCCATCCATGCAGCCCCCCACCTGCTATGTGGAGCTCAAGACCTCCAAGGAAATGCACAGCCCTGGCCAATGGAAGAGCTTCTACAG ACACAAGCTCCTGAAATGGTGGGCTCAGTCATTCCTTCCGGGGGTCCCAAATGTCATTGCTGGTTTCCGTAACCCAGAGGGTTTCGTCTGTTCCCTCAAGACCTTTCCTACCATGGAGATGTTTGAATACGTCAGG AATGACCGTGATGGCTGGAATCCCTCAGTGTGCATGAACTTCTGTGCTGCCTTCCTTAGCTTTGCCCAGAACACAGTTGTCCAGGACGACCCCAG ACTCGTCTACCTCTTCTCCTGGGAGCCTGGTGGCCCAGTCACAGTGTCTGAACATCGAGATGCACCGCATGCCTTTCTGCCTACATGGTATGTCGAAGCCATGACCCAGGACCTCCTGTCACCCCCCAAGACACCCTCCCCAAAGGACTGA